Proteins encoded in a region of the Zunongwangia endophytica genome:
- a CDS encoding tetratricopeptide repeat-containing sensor histidine kinase — MKKNYFLFLLLVLMLSSCDLYQSQDESFSKDAIEISDDFKLDSLDLEVRKEKLKAYLIQTSKLNDDTLKKKNYLHASYYAASIDSALFLEANSKAIAYATQLKDSLGLAGAFWDRGYFYSEIGGYRQSYDAYQEASELYLKNDKPVLGGRLLINMAILQSDIKDYVGSEVTTVRALKVLKPLDAKEYIYRCYNNLAVAYNQMNDFENSLDYHKKAYEIQQELGNNTYQKASTLNNIGVLYENMGRFDDAINVYAEALEFSELEKEEPQVYAKIIDNRAFAEFKIGKKEHIPEDFFKALHLREAIGDEDGAIFSSMHLAEYYEGIDKNKALKYADKSRILAQRREHMQGLMESLRLQARLDKANSYAHLERYIHLKDSLEKEERAARNQFARIRYETDEFIEQNKYLNAQRKWIILGAGFLLIIVILGFVVRHQKIKNKQLKLEKQQQQSNEEIYNLLIDQQNKLEEGRQKEKKRIAAELHDGILGKIFGIRLILSSLNSKVDTESVETRSNYIAELKKLGEEVRSISHDLDANIFDSRSGFISILNELLNEQSIIGKYEVVLNNDPNIEWDKVSSKIKINLFRVLQESTYNVTKYAQAQKVIVVFKNQDTHLFAMIKDDGTGFDIDATPKGIGLKNMKSRINNLNGKINFKSSEEGTAISIQIPINQNRKIWLTA; from the coding sequence AGAAAGGAGAAACTGAAAGCATATTTAATTCAGACTTCAAAACTTAATGATGATACGCTTAAAAAGAAAAATTACCTGCATGCTTCTTATTACGCAGCTTCGATAGATTCCGCTTTATTTTTAGAAGCCAATTCCAAGGCTATAGCTTATGCAACACAACTAAAAGATAGTTTAGGGCTTGCCGGCGCTTTTTGGGATCGTGGATATTTTTATTCAGAAATTGGTGGATATCGTCAAAGTTACGATGCCTATCAAGAGGCAAGTGAACTTTATTTAAAAAACGACAAGCCAGTATTGGGAGGGAGATTGCTAATAAATATGGCGATTCTTCAATCTGATATTAAAGATTATGTGGGAAGCGAAGTAACTACGGTTAGAGCTTTAAAAGTTTTAAAGCCTTTGGATGCAAAAGAATACATTTATCGCTGTTATAATAATCTGGCGGTGGCTTACAACCAAATGAATGATTTTGAAAATTCATTAGACTACCATAAAAAAGCCTACGAGATTCAGCAGGAATTAGGCAATAATACCTACCAGAAAGCTTCAACATTAAATAATATAGGTGTGCTTTATGAAAACATGGGGCGATTTGACGATGCGATAAATGTTTATGCTGAAGCATTAGAATTTTCAGAATTAGAAAAAGAAGAACCTCAGGTTTATGCTAAAATTATCGATAACCGTGCATTTGCTGAATTTAAAATAGGAAAGAAAGAACATATTCCTGAAGACTTTTTTAAAGCACTGCATCTAAGAGAAGCTATAGGTGATGAAGACGGTGCTATTTTTTCTAGTATGCATCTTGCCGAATATTACGAAGGTATTGACAAAAATAAGGCATTAAAATATGCCGATAAAAGCAGAATATTAGCTCAGCGAAGGGAGCATATGCAAGGTTTAATGGAATCTTTAAGATTACAGGCACGATTAGATAAGGCTAACAGTTATGCGCATCTTGAGCGATATATACACTTAAAAGATAGCTTAGAAAAAGAAGAGCGAGCTGCTCGTAATCAATTCGCACGAATACGTTATGAGACCGATGAATTTATTGAGCAGAACAAATATTTGAATGCACAGCGAAAATGGATAATCTTAGGTGCAGGATTTCTGCTGATTATTGTAATACTTGGATTTGTAGTACGCCATCAAAAGATTAAAAACAAACAGTTGAAATTAGAGAAACAACAGCAACAATCTAACGAAGAAATCTACAATTTGCTTATCGACCAGCAAAACAAATTAGAGGAAGGTCGTCAAAAGGAGAAAAAACGTATTGCTGCGGAATTGCATGACGGAATACTTGGAAAAATATTCGGAATTCGGTTAATATTAAGTAGTCTGAATAGCAAAGTGGATACCGAGTCGGTGGAAACCAGATCAAATTATATTGCTGAATTGAAAAAGCTAGGGGAAGAGGTTCGCAGTATTTCTCATGATTTGGATGCCAATATATTCGATTCTCGATCTGGATTTATAAGTATTCTTAACGAGCTATTAAATGAGCAGTCTATAATAGGAAAATACGAAGTGGTTTTAAATAATGACCCTAATATCGAATGGGATAAGGTAAGTAGCAAAATTAAAATTAACTTGTTTAGAGTTCTGCAAGAGTCTACTTATAACGTAACGAAATATGCCCAGGCTCAAAAAGTTATTGTAGTCTTCAAAAATCAGGATACGCATCTTTTTGCAATGATCAAAGACGACGGAACAGGCTTTGACATTGATGCGACACCAAAAGGTATAGGATTAAAAAATATGAAATCCAGAATTAATAATCTAAATGGTAAAATAAACTTTAAGTCTAGTGAAGAAGGCACAGCGATAAGTATACAGATACCTATTAATCAAAATCGTAAAATATGGCTAACCGCTTAA
- a CDS encoding carboxypeptidase-like regulatory domain-containing protein → MKRLLLLAILFSFHIQAQEVYTGRVLNAKDSTAVQSVSIYFDGTSLGTVSNTKGYFKIENSSSNISPLIFRSIGFKTRTVPNISVFKDKNYPIVFLEESMDELGTVVLETDPWSRKRKLNYFRREFLGHTTAALKCKILNEDAIKLKYTPSQNELIAYAKEPLIIKNNHLGYFIEYELIDFTIKFSTGSSGLYLIEYTFYEGSSFYKEQNEKPRRRHLKNREEAFEGSLLQFMRSLSKRNLAQDDFRIFYERFEVPQYKYFDIQQADQFTKVAMTKDTISILHKNQQSGLIYKSPFYIDKFGNFTPTRAFNISGAMGQARMSLSLPLNYAL, encoded by the coding sequence ATGAAACGACTTTTACTCTTAGCTATTTTATTTTCATTTCATATTCAGGCTCAGGAAGTGTATACTGGAAGAGTTCTAAATGCAAAAGATTCAACAGCTGTTCAGTCGGTTTCAATTTATTTTGACGGTACCAGTCTTGGTACTGTTAGCAATACGAAAGGTTACTTCAAAATCGAGAATTCATCTTCTAACATTTCACCATTAATTTTTAGATCCATCGGATTTAAAACAAGGACAGTACCTAATATTTCAGTTTTCAAGGATAAAAATTATCCAATTGTTTTTCTTGAAGAAAGTATGGATGAGCTGGGCACGGTAGTCCTGGAAACCGATCCCTGGTCTCGCAAAAGAAAACTTAATTACTTCCGCAGAGAATTTTTGGGGCATACAACTGCTGCGTTAAAATGTAAAATATTGAATGAAGATGCGATTAAACTTAAATATACCCCTTCACAAAACGAACTCATTGCGTATGCGAAAGAACCGCTAATAATTAAAAATAATCATCTGGGCTATTTTATAGAATATGAGCTTATAGATTTTACTATCAAATTTAGTACAGGAAGTTCTGGTCTTTATTTGATTGAATACACCTTTTATGAAGGAAGCAGCTTTTATAAAGAACAAAATGAGAAACCAAGAAGACGCCATTTAAAAAATCGTGAGGAAGCTTTTGAAGGATCCTTGCTTCAGTTTATGCGCTCCCTATCAAAGAGAAACCTTGCTCAAGATGATTTTAGAATTTTCTACGAGAGATTTGAAGTACCACAATATAAGTATTTCGATATTCAGCAGGCAGATCAATTTACAAAAGTGGCAATGACAAAAGACACGATTAGCATACTGCATAAAAACCAGCAATCTGGTCTTATATATAAAAGTCCGTTTTATATTGACAAATTTGGAAACTTCACTCCTACTCGAGCTTTCAATATTTCTGGCGCAATGGGACAGGCGAGAATGTCCTTATCCTTACCACTAAATTACGCGCTTTAA
- a CDS encoding calcium/sodium antiporter: MDIVYILIGLVLLVVGGEFLVRSSVALSFKMNISRMVIGLTVVSFATSAPELLVSLQAAMEGFSDISLGNIIGSNIANIGLVLGITALISPIAVDSDFYKFNWPVMMIFSFALFFFLLNGEDIDRLEGGALVLGLLIYLLFLIIRSRKVKENVVEEVDESLEGTSWFKIIIWLVIGGAALYGGSELLVDGSVALARDLGVSERIISVTMIAIGTSIPELAASVIAALKKEKALSFGNLIGSNIFNIASVLGITALIKPIVMQSQEVLSNDIYWMIAFSFILVPMAFIPKKFLFGRVKGLVILTGYSVFLYITIFR, from the coding sequence ATGGATATTGTTTACATACTAATTGGTTTAGTGTTATTAGTGGTAGGTGGTGAGTTTTTAGTAAGATCATCTGTCGCTCTTTCTTTTAAGATGAATATCTCTCGTATGGTCATTGGGCTAACGGTAGTTTCTTTTGCGACATCAGCACCAGAATTATTAGTGAGCTTGCAGGCAGCGATGGAAGGATTTTCAGATATTTCTTTAGGGAATATTATCGGCTCTAATATTGCTAATATTGGTTTGGTTTTAGGGATCACAGCGCTTATTTCTCCCATTGCGGTAGATAGTGACTTCTATAAGTTTAATTGGCCGGTGATGATGATCTTTTCATTTGCATTATTTTTCTTCTTACTTAATGGGGAAGATATAGACCGGTTAGAAGGTGGAGCTTTAGTACTTGGACTACTAATTTATCTACTTTTCTTGATTATTCGTAGTAGAAAGGTAAAGGAAAATGTAGTAGAAGAGGTAGATGAAAGCCTAGAAGGCACTTCCTGGTTTAAGATTATTATCTGGTTAGTAATTGGCGGAGCGGCCTTGTATGGAGGATCAGAATTATTAGTAGATGGATCGGTTGCGTTGGCGAGAGACTTAGGCGTTAGTGAAAGAATTATTTCTGTAACAATGATCGCTATAGGTACCAGTATTCCCGAGCTTGCTGCATCGGTAATAGCAGCCTTAAAGAAAGAGAAAGCCCTATCTTTTGGTAATTTGATAGGTTCCAATATTTTTAATATAGCTTCAGTATTAGGTATAACTGCTTTAATTAAACCGATCGTGATGCAATCTCAGGAAGTTTTGAGCAATGATATTTATTGGATGATTGCCTTTTCTTTCATACTAGTTCCCATGGCTTTTATTCCGAAGAAATTTCTATTTGGAAGAGTTAAAGGCCTAGTTATTCTAACCGGATATTCGGTATTTCTTTATATCACTATTTTTAGGTAA
- a CDS encoding BlaI/MecI/CopY family transcriptional regulator, with product MEKLTNKEEEIMRIIWKLEEAFVKEIIPHIKEQKLHYNTVSTIVRNLEEKKYVSYKAYGKTHQYYPIITKEAYRKQFMNIATKRFFDNSYKSMVSFFAKEEKISAEELREILEIIENKEKQ from the coding sequence ATGGAAAAGTTAACGAATAAAGAAGAAGAAATTATGCGGATTATATGGAAGCTCGAGGAAGCTTTCGTTAAAGAAATTATCCCGCATATTAAAGAACAAAAACTTCATTATAATACGGTTTCTACCATCGTAAGAAATCTTGAAGAAAAAAAATATGTTTCTTATAAAGCCTACGGTAAAACGCATCAATATTATCCAATTATTACCAAAGAAGCGTATAGGAAACAGTTTATGAATATCGCTACTAAACGTTTTTTTGACAATAGTTATAAAAGCATGGTTTCCTTTTTTGCTAAAGAAGAAAAAATTAGTGCTGAAGAATTGAGAGAAATTCTAGAAATTATTGAAAATAAAGAGAAGCAATAA
- a CDS encoding response regulator: MANRLKVLIVDDHPIIIEGYKSTLQSCKHEILVQTANDVDTALLQVRNAEQFFDIIILDIKIPASKDGRIISGEDLGMKFREITPHSKLVVLTMFNEKYRLQNILKSINPEAFMIKSDVGSTELCAAILSINNGIPFYSKTVRELFRSQMTRDITLDENDRKILYYLSKGTKTKNLVDYIPLSLAAIEKRKRNIRKLFEIEELGDKLILDKAEEYGFL, translated from the coding sequence ATGGCTAACCGCTTAAAAGTGTTGATTGTAGATGATCACCCGATAATTATAGAAGGTTATAAAAGCACGTTGCAATCCTGTAAGCACGAGATTCTCGTGCAGACCGCCAACGATGTGGATACTGCTTTATTACAAGTGCGTAATGCCGAACAATTTTTCGATATTATCATATTGGATATTAAAATCCCTGCATCCAAGGATGGTAGAATAATTTCTGGGGAAGATTTGGGGATGAAATTTCGCGAAATCACACCACATTCTAAGTTGGTTGTGCTTACGATGTTCAATGAGAAATATAGACTTCAGAATATTCTAAAAAGCATAAATCCTGAGGCTTTCATGATCAAAAGCGATGTAGGTTCTACAGAACTGTGCGCAGCAATTCTATCGATAAACAACGGTATTCCTTTTTACAGTAAGACGGTACGCGAATTGTTTAGAAGCCAAATGACACGAGATATTACCTTAGATGAAAACGATAGGAAAATCTTATATTATCTTTCTAAAGGAACCAAAACAAAAAATCTGGTCGATTATATTCCGCTTTCCTTAGCTGCTATTGAAAAGCGAAAAAGAAATATTAGGAAGCTTTTTGAAATAGAAGAATTAGGGGATAAATTAATTTTGGACAAAGCAGAAGAATATGGTTTTCTTTAA
- a CDS encoding M56 family metallopeptidase, with product MQELIFHLLKSSALIAIFYLAYFILLKQETSFMQNRKFLLVGLATSLVLPLIYLTQQEYIELPSTEIPYTVMNGDFQQENTVIEEPTDWWQIGFYVYLFGVSVMSLRFAFQIYSLKKVINSGFLKKYKNLKLVRTTKDIKPFSFFNNIVYNPKKHQQKDLKLILKHEQIHARQWHSLDVIFISILCVVFWFNPFIWLYKKVIVQNLEFLADQDAVATIASKKEYQKALVMASVGMQPAMTNQFYQSFIKKRIIMLNKSKKKNTSWKTILVIPFLCLFLYSFNLKKESVVLNSSKGNRSQYTDTVDNPEITGIGSYTETEKNNTYKSPKRSISLEDLGENALYILDNQNYKRDELEGKTIVYKSIQVIAPETAVKQFGEKGKDGVVKLSKTEFIEDFQTYLKDIDKKQEAIQLKFLKFLDKKTPSIITLNKEKSTEKTVEESSKDKERSTINGKGKVATTSSNILNDTLYILNGVPQKSNAFLNDIEKNDIENITYLEGKKARALYGSRVSKYGVKLYTTKVQDNSLIIKNQKQADSSHIIILRNNHLIDGKPLLVINGKVEEQKTLENIKPNDIIFINVLKDKKASEKYKNDRAVNGVIEVYTKTFKGKLPQKSTTFVYTIHPNETDAAIQNIIKAIQETYDIEINIKKLKRDDSGILTNVKIKARHKGASFWNVTYSASSSDSIDEFYMIMDTEKDDFKITSEKPKKK from the coding sequence ATGCAAGAATTAATTTTCCATCTTTTAAAATCTTCAGCTTTAATTGCTATTTTCTATTTGGCTTACTTTATTTTGCTGAAACAGGAAACAAGTTTTATGCAAAACCGTAAGTTTCTTTTAGTAGGTTTGGCGACTTCTTTAGTTTTACCACTTATTTATCTCACTCAGCAAGAATACATAGAATTGCCGTCCACCGAGATACCATATACTGTTATGAATGGCGATTTTCAGCAGGAAAACACGGTAATCGAAGAACCAACAGATTGGTGGCAAATTGGTTTTTATGTTTACTTATTTGGTGTTTCAGTAATGAGCTTACGATTTGCTTTTCAGATCTACAGCCTAAAGAAGGTTATTAATTCTGGATTCTTAAAAAAATACAAGAATTTAAAATTGGTGAGAACGACTAAGGATATTAAACCCTTTTCATTCTTTAATAATATCGTTTACAATCCTAAAAAACATCAACAAAAAGACCTAAAATTAATCCTGAAGCATGAGCAAATCCATGCAAGACAGTGGCATTCTTTGGATGTGATCTTCATTTCTATACTCTGTGTGGTATTTTGGTTTAATCCGTTTATCTGGTTATACAAAAAAGTTATCGTCCAAAACTTAGAATTTCTAGCCGATCAAGATGCAGTAGCTACAATAGCCAGCAAAAAAGAATACCAAAAAGCGCTAGTTATGGCAAGTGTTGGTATGCAGCCGGCCATGACTAATCAGTTTTATCAATCATTCATCAAAAAACGTATTATTATGCTTAACAAATCGAAAAAGAAAAACACCTCGTGGAAGACTATTTTAGTAATTCCATTTTTATGCCTATTCCTTTATAGTTTCAATTTAAAGAAAGAAAGTGTAGTGCTCAACTCTTCAAAGGGAAATAGATCTCAGTATACTGATACCGTAGATAATCCTGAAATCACGGGAATTGGAAGTTATACTGAAACTGAAAAAAATAACACTTACAAATCACCAAAACGATCAATTTCACTTGAGGATTTAGGTGAAAATGCCTTATATATTTTGGACAACCAAAATTATAAAAGAGATGAACTTGAAGGTAAAACTATAGTTTATAAATCTATCCAAGTGATAGCACCCGAAACTGCAGTAAAACAATTTGGTGAAAAAGGAAAAGATGGCGTAGTTAAACTTTCTAAAACCGAATTTATTGAAGATTTTCAAACCTATTTAAAAGATATAGATAAAAAACAGGAAGCAATCCAACTTAAGTTTTTGAAATTCTTAGATAAGAAAACACCTTCTATTATTACTCTAAATAAAGAAAAAAGTACTGAGAAGACGGTTGAAGAAAGTTCGAAAGATAAAGAGCGTAGTACGATTAATGGCAAAGGTAAAGTAGCGACTACTTCTTCTAATATTTTAAATGATACTCTTTATATTCTGAATGGAGTTCCACAGAAGAGCAATGCTTTTCTTAATGATATTGAGAAAAATGACATAGAAAACATCACTTATCTTGAAGGTAAGAAAGCTAGGGCTCTTTACGGAAGCCGAGTTTCTAAATACGGTGTTAAACTCTATACCACAAAAGTTCAGGATAATTCACTGATTATAAAAAATCAAAAACAAGCAGATTCTAGCCATATTATAATCTTAAGAAATAATCACTTAATTGATGGAAAACCATTATTGGTTATTAACGGAAAAGTTGAAGAGCAAAAAACTCTTGAAAACATCAAGCCAAATGATATCATTTTTATTAATGTTTTGAAAGATAAAAAAGCCTCAGAAAAGTATAAAAATGATCGTGCAGTTAATGGTGTTATTGAAGTTTACACTAAAACCTTTAAAGGTAAATTACCTCAAAAATCAACAACTTTCGTATATACTATTCATCCTAATGAAACAGATGCCGCCATTCAGAATATCATCAAAGCTATCCAAGAGACCTATGATATTGAAATTAATATTAAAAAATTGAAGCGTGATGATTCAGGAATTCTTACTAATGTAAAAATCAAAGCCAGACATAAAGGTGCTTCTTTTTGGAATGTGACGTATAGCGCTTCCAGTAGTGATTCGATTGATGAGTTTTATATGATAATGGATACTGAAAAAGACGATTTCAAGATTACGAGTGAGAAACCTAAAAAGAAATAA
- a CDS encoding glutamine synthetase beta-grasp domain-containing protein: MTKSKLEYIWLDGSKPTQKLRGKTKVVTDFSGKLEDCEVWSFDGSSTGQAEGNASDCLLKPVFICPDPQRKNGFLVMCEVLNSDSTPHETNGRATIDDEDDDFWFGFEQEYFLIDTETGKPLGFPANGYPRPQGPYYCSVGANNAYGRSIVEEHLDVCLEAGLNVEGINGEVAAGQWEYQIFAKGAAAAGDEIWVARYLLERIGEQYGIAIDLHPKPLGDLDWNGSGMHANFSNSTLRNAGNRETYEKICEAFRPVVKEHIDVYGADNHMRLTGKHETASIHDFSYGISDRGASIRIPIATVERGWKGWLEDRRPSSNGDPYKIASRIIKTVKNAE, translated from the coding sequence ATGACCAAATCAAAGTTGGAGTATATATGGCTTGATGGTAGTAAGCCAACTCAGAAGTTACGTGGTAAAACAAAAGTAGTAACTGATTTTTCAGGAAAGTTAGAAGATTGTGAGGTATGGTCTTTTGATGGTTCTTCTACAGGACAAGCTGAAGGAAATGCTTCTGACTGTTTATTAAAGCCAGTATTTATATGTCCAGATCCACAACGTAAAAATGGATTCTTAGTAATGTGCGAAGTACTTAATTCAGATAGTACACCTCACGAAACTAATGGAAGAGCTACTATAGACGATGAGGATGATGATTTCTGGTTTGGATTTGAACAAGAATACTTCCTTATTGATACTGAAACAGGTAAACCTTTAGGTTTCCCAGCTAATGGATATCCACGACCACAAGGACCTTATTACTGTTCTGTAGGTGCAAACAATGCCTATGGTAGATCTATCGTTGAGGAGCATTTAGATGTTTGCCTTGAAGCTGGATTAAACGTAGAAGGTATTAATGGTGAGGTTGCTGCCGGACAGTGGGAATATCAAATTTTCGCTAAAGGAGCTGCAGCTGCTGGTGACGAGATTTGGGTTGCAAGATATTTGTTAGAAAGAATAGGTGAGCAATACGGAATTGCAATTGATCTTCATCCAAAACCATTAGGCGATTTAGATTGGAATGGTAGTGGTATGCACGCCAACTTCTCTAACTCAACTTTAAGAAATGCTGGAAACCGTGAAACTTACGAGAAAATTTGTGAAGCTTTCCGTCCAGTTGTAAAAGAACACATCGACGTTTACGGTGCAGATAACCACATGCGTTTAACTGGTAAGCACGAAACTGCTTCTATCCACGACTTTAGCTACGGAATTTCTGATCGTGGAGCATCAATCCGTATTCCAATCGCAACTGTAGAGCGCGGATGGAAAGGATGGTTAGAAGATAGAAGGCCATCTTCTAATGGTGATCCTTATAAAATTGCAAGCCGTATTATTAAGACGGTTAAAAATGCAGAATAA
- a CDS encoding SsrA-binding protein: MKKKLFTSLAKLNKKILPSYSKKQLDLANASKLQMAIIGWKTWVTKNSLD; this comes from the coding sequence ATGAAAAAGAAGCTGTTTACATCATTAGCGAAATTGAATAAAAAAATACTGCCAAGTTATTCTAAGAAGCAATTAGACCTGGCTAATGCTAGTAAATTACAAATGGCTATTATTGGTTGGAAAACGTGGGTTACTAAAAATTCTTTAGATTAA